In the genome of Kwoniella shandongensis chromosome 6, complete sequence, one region contains:
- a CDS encoding 60S ribosomal protein uL10 — protein sequence MGATRANKEIYFEKLKALIEQYPSIFVVNIDNVSSQQLHLIRQALRGKGVVLMGKNTMVRRALRVILPDFPQFEKLLPHVKGNIGFVFTSGDLKDIREIILANKVAAPARAGAIATVDVYVPGGNTGMEPGKTSFFQALGIPTKIARGTIEIVSDVKVVTAGNKVGPSEATLLNMLNISPFTYGMTVVQVYDNGAVFPSSILDIEEKTLLDQFASGIKTIAAISLATGIPTIASVAHSLVNSYKNILGVSLATDYEFEGSAKIKEYLANPEAFAAAAAPAASTEAASGGDAAPAAAKEEEKEESEDDDMGFGLFD from the exons ATGGGTGCCACTCGTGCTAACAAGGAGATCTACTTTGAGAAGCTTAAGGCTCTCATTGAGCAGTatc CCTCCATCTTTGTTgtcaacatcgacaacgTCTCCTCTCAACAACTCCACTTGATCCGACAGGCTCTCCGAGGAAAGGGTGTTGTGCTCATGGGAAAGAACACCATGGTTCGACGAGCTCTCCGAGTCATCCTTCCCGACTTCCCCCAGTTCGAGAAGTTGTTGCCCCACGTCAAGGGAAACATCGGTTTCGTCTTCACCTCTGGTGACCTCAAGGACATCCGAGAGATCATCCTCGCCAACAAGGTTGCCGCCCCCGCTCGTGCCGGTGCCATCGCTACCGTTGACGTCTACGTTCCCGGTGGTAACACCGGTATGGAGCCCGGAAAgacctctttcttccagGCTTTGGGTATCCCCACCAAGATCGCCAGAGGTACAATTGAAATCGTCAGCGACGTCAAGGTCGTTACTGCCGGTAACAAGGTCGGACCTTCCGAGGCTACCTTGTTGAACATGCTCAacatctctcccttcacctACGGTATGACCGTCGTCCAGGTCTACGACAACGGTGccgtcttcccctcttccatcctcgacatcgaggagaagaccCTCCTTGACCAGTTCGCCTCTGGTATCAAGACCATTGCCGCCATCTCTCTCGCCACTGGTATCCCCACCATCGCCTCCGTTGCCCACTCTTTGGTCAACTCTTACAAGAACATCCTCGGTGTCTCTCTTGCCACCGACTACGAGTTCGAGGGTTCCGCCAAG ATCAAGGAGTACCTTGCCAACCCCGAGGCCTtcgccgccgctgccgcccCTGCTGCTTCTACCGAGGCTGCCAGCGGTGGTGACGCCGCTCCCGCCGCcgccaaggaggaggagaaggaggagtccGAGGACGACGACATGGGTTTCGGTCTTTTCGACTAA